A genome region from Mycobacterium florentinum includes the following:
- a CDS encoding TetR/AcrR family transcriptional regulator, translated as MTNPSEEPAWKQRAVERSIKTAKLRAAQRVQRFLDAAQAIIIEKGSTDFTVQEVVDRSRQSLRSFYLQFDGKHELLLALFEDALSRSADQIRAATESHSDPLERLQVAIELLYEASRPDPTAKRPLFTDFAPRLLVTHPAEVKIAHAPLLALLTELMEAACDAGKLRDGLNPRRIAAMTMQTVMFIAQSSGGNDDATIHPITADEVWDFCSAGFVG; from the coding sequence GTGACCAATCCAAGCGAAGAGCCGGCCTGGAAACAGCGCGCCGTCGAGCGATCAATCAAGACCGCCAAACTGCGTGCGGCGCAGCGCGTCCAGCGCTTCCTCGACGCGGCCCAGGCCATCATCATCGAAAAGGGCAGCACGGACTTTACCGTCCAGGAGGTCGTCGACCGCTCCCGCCAGTCGCTGCGGAGCTTCTACCTGCAGTTTGACGGTAAGCACGAGCTACTGCTCGCGTTGTTCGAGGATGCGCTGAGCCGCTCGGCCGATCAGATCCGGGCCGCCACCGAAAGCCATTCCGATCCGCTCGAACGGCTGCAGGTTGCCATCGAGCTGTTGTACGAGGCCTCGCGACCGGACCCCACGGCCAAGCGCCCGCTGTTCACCGACTTTGCCCCACGGTTGCTGGTCACACACCCGGCCGAGGTCAAGATCGCCCATGCGCCGCTGCTGGCATTGCTGACCGAGCTCATGGAAGCGGCCTGCGACGCAGGCAAGTTGCGTGACGGGCTCAATCCCCGCCGCATTGCTGCCATGACGATGCAGACGGTCATGTTCATCGCGCAGTCCAGCGGGGGCAACGACGACGCGACGATTCATCCGATCACCGCTGATGAGGTGTGGGACTTCTGCTCGGCCGGATTCGTCGGCTAG
- a CDS encoding mycofactocin-coupled SDR family oxidoreductase, translated as MTGRVEGKVAFVTGAARGQGRAHAVRLAQEGADIIAVDICKKIDTVDLIAASTPEDLAETADLVKAQNRRIYTAEVDVRDYDALKAAVDTGVEQLGKLDIIVANAGIGNGGQTLDKTSETDWTAMIDINLGGVWKTVKAGVPHIISGGNGGSIILTSSVGGLKAYPHTGHYVAAKHGVVGLMRTFAVELGAQNIRVNSVHPTNVNTPLFMNEGTMKLFRPDLENPGPEDMKVVGQLMHTLPIGWVEPEDIANAVLFLASDEARYITGVTLPVDGGSCLK; from the coding sequence ATGACTGGACGTGTTGAAGGCAAAGTCGCTTTCGTCACCGGGGCGGCGCGTGGCCAGGGTCGCGCACATGCGGTGCGGTTGGCCCAGGAGGGCGCCGACATCATCGCGGTCGACATCTGCAAGAAGATCGACACCGTGGATCTGATCGCCGCCTCCACGCCGGAGGACCTGGCCGAGACCGCGGACCTGGTGAAAGCACAAAACCGTCGGATCTACACCGCCGAGGTCGACGTGCGTGACTACGACGCGCTCAAGGCCGCTGTGGACACCGGCGTCGAGCAGCTCGGCAAGCTCGACATCATCGTCGCCAACGCGGGCATCGGCAATGGCGGTCAGACGCTGGACAAGACCAGCGAAACCGACTGGACCGCCATGATCGACATCAACCTCGGCGGCGTCTGGAAGACCGTGAAAGCCGGTGTGCCGCACATTATTTCGGGTGGCAACGGCGGGTCGATCATCCTGACCAGCTCGGTCGGCGGGCTGAAGGCCTACCCGCATACCGGCCACTACGTTGCCGCCAAGCACGGTGTGGTGGGCTTGATGCGCACCTTCGCCGTCGAGCTCGGCGCCCAGAACATCCGCGTCAACTCCGTGCACCCGACCAACGTCAACACCCCGCTGTTCATGAACGAGGGCACGATGAAGCTGTTCCGTCCCGATCTGGAGAATCCGGGCCCCGAGGACATGAAGGTCGTCGGCCAGCTGATGCATACCCTGCCGATCGGCTGGGTCGAGCCCGAGGACATCGCCAACGCGGTGCTTTTTCTGGCGTCCGACGAGGCGCGCTACATCACCGGCGTGACACTGCCCGTTGACGGCGGCAGCTGCCTGAAGTAG
- a CDS encoding SDR family NAD(P)-dependent oxidoreductase, with translation MDGFEGRGAVITGGASGIGSATATEFARRGARIVLADVDKAALEHAVARLKSEGVEAHGVECDVRHVEEMVHLADEAFRLLGQVDVVFSNAGIVVAGPLVTMTHEDWRWVIDIDLWGSIHAVEAFVPKLIEQGKGGHIAFTASFAGLVPNAGLGAYGVAKYGVVGLAETLAREVKDNGIGVSVLCPMVIETKLVSNSERIRGADYGLASTPDLTEGFGPLPPTQDQGVTVDEVARLTADAILANRLYILPHEAARASIQRRFERIDRTFDDQAAQGWKH, from the coding sequence ATGGACGGATTCGAGGGACGCGGGGCAGTCATCACCGGCGGGGCAAGCGGAATCGGCTCGGCCACCGCGACCGAGTTCGCCCGCCGCGGCGCCCGCATCGTGCTGGCCGACGTCGACAAGGCCGCGCTGGAACACGCCGTGGCACGGCTGAAGAGCGAGGGCGTCGAGGCGCACGGCGTGGAGTGCGACGTCCGGCACGTCGAGGAGATGGTTCACCTCGCCGATGAGGCATTCCGGCTGCTCGGTCAGGTCGACGTCGTTTTCAGCAACGCCGGAATCGTGGTCGCGGGCCCGCTCGTGACGATGACGCACGAGGACTGGCGATGGGTGATCGACATCGATTTATGGGGCTCGATCCACGCCGTCGAGGCCTTCGTGCCCAAGCTGATCGAGCAGGGCAAGGGCGGACACATCGCGTTCACCGCCTCGTTCGCGGGGCTGGTACCCAACGCCGGCCTCGGGGCGTACGGCGTTGCCAAATATGGCGTTGTCGGCTTGGCCGAAACGCTGGCCCGCGAGGTCAAGGACAACGGCATCGGCGTTTCGGTGCTGTGCCCGATGGTCATCGAAACCAAGCTGGTCTCCAACTCCGAACGCATCCGCGGCGCCGACTACGGCCTTGCCTCAACGCCCGATCTGACGGAGGGGTTCGGGCCGCTGCCGCCGACGCAGGATCAAGGCGTGACGGTCGACGAGGTGGCGCGGCTGACCGCAGATGCGATTCTGGCGAACCGGTTGTACATCCTGCCGCACGAGGCGGCCCGTGCCTCGATCCAGCGCAGGTTCGAACGCATCGACCGCACCTTCGACGACCAGGCCGCGCAAGGGTGGAAGCACTAG
- a CDS encoding DUF5313 domain-containing protein: MTAAKPNLWQRIGYAYGRRLPDSMRSWVANDLAGPGAIRRHMIRWAIPPLFVLAPFWLLPASLYVHTEMTVPLYAWALVINFALNKVWRRHRLAVHGLDPNLVDVINRQKNARMHEDYARRYGPRPEEAEWQNNSSPF, encoded by the coding sequence ATGACCGCCGCGAAACCCAATCTCTGGCAGCGCATCGGCTATGCCTACGGTCGGCGTCTGCCCGACTCGATGCGCAGCTGGGTCGCGAACGACCTGGCCGGCCCGGGCGCCATCCGCCGCCATATGATCAGGTGGGCGATCCCGCCCTTGTTCGTGCTCGCCCCGTTCTGGCTACTGCCCGCCTCGCTCTACGTGCACACGGAGATGACCGTGCCGCTCTACGCCTGGGCGTTGGTCATTAACTTTGCGCTGAACAAGGTTTGGCGTCGGCACCGATTGGCAGTCCACGGTCTGGACCCGAACCTGGTCGACGTGATCAATCGCCAGAAAAATGCCCGGATGCACGAGGACTACGCCCGCCGGTACGGGCCGCGACCCGAAGAGGCGGAGTGGCAGAACAACAGCAGCCCGTTCTAG
- a CDS encoding acyl-CoA dehydrogenase family protein: MNVEEFRSGLRKWLDENDLTPGPDHSLQGHMVQFRRVSRALFDADWMRYGWPVEVGGLGGPAVLRAIVGEEVVGRRLAEPGPYSMLEVLAPTMIDYAPTELAAEMVPRLLRGEEQWCQGFSEPGSGSDLASLTTRAVQDGDNWIVNGQKVWTSFAQFSTRCILLTRTGPGHDGITAFFVDLDTPGITVRPLRTMHGVDEFCEVYYDDVAIPASRMLGQPGDGWRLAMDLLPYERSSCFWQRIAYLYSRFDALIAEVSGGSKHGGHDEYELGASYLALHTLRCRSRATQHRLGDGARLGPDTSIDKVLLASAEQQLYDTVRNLLPGTLELDETPWRSEYLYSRASTIYGGTAEIQRNIIARRLLDLGKE; encoded by the coding sequence GTGAATGTCGAGGAGTTCCGGTCGGGTCTGCGTAAGTGGCTCGACGAGAACGACTTAACGCCGGGGCCCGACCACTCGCTGCAGGGCCATATGGTGCAGTTCCGTCGGGTCAGCCGGGCGCTCTTCGACGCCGATTGGATGCGCTACGGCTGGCCTGTCGAGGTCGGCGGATTGGGCGGCCCCGCGGTGCTGCGCGCGATCGTCGGCGAAGAGGTGGTGGGCCGCCGCCTTGCCGAGCCCGGCCCGTATTCGATGCTCGAGGTGCTCGCACCCACGATGATCGACTATGCCCCCACGGAACTCGCCGCCGAAATGGTGCCGCGGCTGCTGCGCGGTGAAGAGCAATGGTGCCAAGGCTTTTCCGAGCCGGGCTCCGGCAGCGACCTGGCATCGCTGACGACCCGGGCGGTCCAGGACGGCGACAACTGGATCGTCAACGGACAGAAGGTCTGGACCAGCTTCGCGCAGTTCTCCACCCGCTGCATCCTGCTCACCCGCACCGGGCCCGGCCATGACGGCATCACCGCGTTCTTCGTCGACCTGGACACCCCCGGCATCACCGTGCGTCCGCTGCGCACGATGCACGGCGTCGACGAGTTCTGCGAGGTCTACTACGACGACGTGGCGATCCCGGCCAGCCGGATGCTCGGCCAGCCGGGCGACGGGTGGCGCCTGGCGATGGACCTGCTGCCCTACGAGCGCTCCAGCTGTTTCTGGCAGCGCATCGCCTATCTCTACTCCCGATTCGACGCGCTCATCGCCGAAGTGTCCGGCGGCAGCAAACACGGCGGCCACGACGAATATGAGCTGGGCGCATCATATCTCGCGCTGCACACGCTGCGTTGCCGCTCCCGCGCCACCCAGCACCGGCTAGGCGACGGCGCACGCCTGGGTCCCGACACGTCCATCGACAAGGTACTGCTGGCCTCCGCCGAACAACAGCTTTACGACACCGTGCGCAACCTGCTGCCCGGCACCCTGGAGCTCGACGAGACGCCGTGGCGCTCGGAGTACCTGTACTCGCGCGCGTCGACCATTTACGGCGGCACCGCCGAGATTCAGCGCAACATCATCGCCCGCCGGCTGCTCGACCTCGGGAAGGAGTGA
- a CDS encoding acyl-CoA dehydrogenase family protein — protein MTDPSLASGPKLDAALTDLGWHDMLDEIPDFAIPLVFRLLGETGAHAPVLNDVVLRAAGKEPGGVTPLPFAGDAWVVWKREDIPSSAIDDVLPIHPVAEGDSAAQAGLAAGRRALGWWLVGSSRAMLALARQHALDRVQFGRHISSFQAIRHRLAETLVAIEGAEATLQAATTATDDADDLASLLAKAAAGQAALTAACHCQQVLGGIGFTAEHQLHCHIKRSLILDSLLGSARELTLQAGIALRAKGSAPRLVQL, from the coding sequence ATGACCGATCCTTCCCTGGCCTCCGGGCCTAAGCTCGATGCGGCGTTGACCGACCTCGGCTGGCACGACATGCTCGACGAAATCCCGGATTTCGCAATACCTCTGGTATTTCGACTGCTCGGCGAGACCGGTGCGCATGCGCCGGTGCTCAACGACGTGGTGCTGCGCGCGGCCGGAAAGGAACCGGGCGGTGTCACCCCGCTTCCGTTCGCGGGAGACGCCTGGGTGGTGTGGAAGCGCGAAGACATTCCAAGTTCGGCGATCGACGACGTGTTACCCATACATCCTGTCGCAGAGGGTGATTCGGCAGCGCAAGCCGGGCTCGCCGCGGGGCGGCGGGCGCTGGGCTGGTGGCTGGTCGGCTCCAGTCGCGCGATGCTCGCACTTGCGCGCCAGCACGCCCTGGATCGTGTCCAGTTCGGCCGCCACATCAGCTCGTTTCAGGCGATCCGGCACCGACTGGCCGAGACGCTGGTTGCGATCGAGGGCGCCGAGGCGACCCTGCAGGCCGCCACCACGGCAACCGACGACGCGGACGACCTGGCCAGCCTGCTGGCCAAGGCCGCGGCAGGTCAGGCGGCGCTGACCGCGGCATGCCACTGCCAGCAGGTGCTCGGTGGTATCGGATTCACCGCCGAACACCAGCTGCACTGCCACATCAAACGCTCGCTGATCCTCGACAGCCTGCTCGGCAGCGCCCGCGAACTGACCTTACAGGCCGGAATCGCGTTGCGGGCCAAAGGATCTGCACCACGACTGGTGCAGCTGTAG
- a CDS encoding DUF4190 domain-containing protein → MRYPVEHRNQAGVAAVILGGVALATCWLLIGVPLGIAALITGDIARRRASRGEATNPRAAMAGMVLGVVAIMAGLIAIGYYSWLDSQDPDRLQRCLDNPATNNC, encoded by the coding sequence ATGCGCTACCCCGTAGAACATCGAAATCAGGCCGGCGTCGCCGCGGTGATCCTGGGCGGTGTCGCGCTGGCCACCTGCTGGCTGCTGATCGGGGTGCCCCTGGGTATCGCGGCGCTGATCACGGGTGACATCGCCCGGCGGCGAGCCAGTCGCGGTGAGGCGACGAATCCCCGGGCCGCGATGGCGGGCATGGTGTTGGGAGTGGTGGCGATCATGGCCGGGCTCATTGCCATCGGCTACTACTCCTGGCTGGACTCCCAGGATCCGGACCGTTTGCAGCGGTGCCTGGACAATCCCGCCACCAACAACTGCTAA
- a CDS encoding nuclear transport factor 2 family protein, which yields MSTRTEDLVEIQQLLARYAVTITQEDIEGLIGVFTPDGTYSAFGSTYQLDRFPELVAAAPKGLFLTGTALVENLDGDSASGTQPLCFIDGSTHDMRIGYYRDTYSRTADGWRLKTRAMTFIRRSGVHDSGRPHAIGRPTP from the coding sequence ATGTCAACCAGAACTGAGGATCTGGTCGAGATTCAGCAGCTGCTCGCTCGCTACGCGGTCACCATCACTCAAGAAGACATCGAAGGTCTGATCGGCGTGTTCACGCCCGACGGGACCTACAGCGCCTTCGGTTCCACCTACCAGCTGGACAGGTTTCCCGAGCTGGTGGCCGCGGCTCCAAAGGGCTTGTTCCTCACCGGAACCGCCTTGGTGGAAAACCTCGACGGCGACTCGGCGAGCGGTACGCAACCGTTGTGCTTCATCGATGGCTCCACGCACGACATGCGCATCGGCTACTACCGCGACACCTACTCGCGGACCGCGGACGGGTGGCGGCTGAAAACCCGCGCCATGACGTTCATTCGGCGCAGCGGCGTGCACGACTCCGGGCGCCCGCACGCCATCGGCCGCCCCACGCCGTGA
- a CDS encoding acyl-CoA dehydrogenase family protein, whose translation MQLTFDTDVEEFRAEFAAFLDANPLDAAETGERPQSSSDIPDWARRWQRLLFDNGWLLPGNPPEFGGRNATLLQQYVYLEELSRRRIYQSFNPQGVGIIAASLLSFGTPEQKQRWAVPILRAEMTASLGMSEPGAGSDLASLKTRAVLDGDHFVVNGQKVWTSGAHHADVLLTFVRTDPDAPKHKGISALLIPTDTPGVVRRPFASVGDIEDVDFNEVFFTDARVPAENLVGELNAGWRVATGSLGHERAMLWLDYADMLHALTVESTPSGAVQRDRYATLVMDFFAMRLLGSATLAKAARGEEDVPAQSVLKLLGSEAMQRACEDALHAKGGEGLVLRGVTAPFAPLNLDSHYGSWFDRYARTFAATIAGGTSEVQRNIIGERVLGLPRG comes from the coding sequence GTGCAGCTGACGTTCGACACCGACGTCGAGGAGTTCCGTGCGGAATTCGCGGCCTTCCTCGACGCGAATCCTCTCGACGCGGCGGAGACGGGCGAACGGCCGCAATCGAGTTCGGACATTCCGGACTGGGCCCGCCGCTGGCAGCGGCTGCTGTTCGACAACGGCTGGTTGCTGCCCGGGAACCCGCCGGAGTTCGGCGGGCGTAACGCCACCCTGCTGCAGCAGTACGTGTACCTGGAGGAGTTGTCGCGGCGGCGGATCTATCAAAGTTTCAATCCGCAGGGTGTGGGCATCATCGCGGCATCGTTGCTGTCGTTCGGAACGCCGGAGCAAAAGCAGCGATGGGCGGTGCCGATCCTGCGCGCGGAGATGACCGCGTCGCTGGGGATGAGCGAGCCTGGTGCGGGCTCCGATCTCGCCTCGCTGAAGACGCGCGCCGTGCTCGACGGCGACCACTTCGTCGTCAACGGCCAGAAGGTGTGGACATCGGGTGCCCATCACGCCGACGTTCTGCTGACGTTCGTGCGCACCGATCCCGATGCGCCGAAACACAAGGGCATCAGCGCTTTACTGATTCCGACCGACACCCCCGGCGTGGTCCGCCGTCCGTTCGCCTCGGTGGGAGACATCGAAGACGTCGACTTCAACGAGGTCTTCTTCACCGACGCGCGAGTGCCGGCCGAGAACCTGGTGGGGGAGCTCAACGCGGGCTGGCGAGTCGCGACGGGTTCTCTCGGCCACGAACGCGCGATGCTGTGGCTGGATTACGCCGACATGCTGCACGCGCTGACCGTCGAGTCCACTCCTTCGGGCGCGGTGCAGCGCGATCGCTACGCCACCCTGGTGATGGATTTCTTCGCGATGCGGCTGCTGGGGTCGGCGACCTTGGCCAAGGCCGCGCGCGGTGAAGAGGATGTGCCGGCCCAGTCGGTGCTCAAGCTGCTCGGTTCGGAAGCGATGCAGCGCGCATGCGAGGACGCGCTGCACGCCAAGGGGGGCGAGGGATTGGTGTTGCGTGGGGTTACCGCGCCATTCGCCCCGCTGAACCTGGACAGCCACTACGGCAGCTGGTTCGACCGGTACGCCCGCACCTTCGCCGCGACCATCGCCGGCGGCACGTCCGAGGTTCAGCGCAACATCATCGGCGAACGAGTCCTCGGCCTGCCCCGCGGTTAG
- a CDS encoding MarR family winged helix-turn-helix transcriptional regulator: MASLTAREIDPLALEHQVCFALATTNRAVLAVYRPLLEPLGLTHPQYLVMLALWDHHKTSAANETPLSVKQIAAALQLDSATLSPMLKRLEGLGLISRAKNAADERATDVTLTERGIALRERALEIPPAVVARLGVELAELENLHQVLTRINAAAVAAGALKS, translated from the coding sequence ATGGCCAGCCTGACCGCACGCGAGATCGATCCGCTCGCCCTCGAGCACCAGGTGTGTTTCGCGCTGGCGACCACCAACCGTGCGGTGCTGGCGGTGTATCGGCCGCTGTTGGAGCCGCTGGGCCTGACTCATCCGCAGTATCTGGTGATGCTGGCGCTGTGGGATCACCACAAGACTTCCGCGGCGAACGAGACTCCGTTGTCGGTCAAGCAGATTGCCGCCGCCTTGCAGCTCGACTCCGCCACCCTGTCGCCGATGCTCAAACGGTTGGAGGGCTTGGGCCTGATCAGCCGCGCCAAGAATGCCGCAGACGAACGGGCCACCGATGTCACGTTGACCGAACGCGGAATCGCGTTGCGCGAGCGCGCACTCGAGATTCCGCCCGCCGTTGTCGCGCGGCTGGGCGTCGAACTGGCCGAACTCGAGAACCTGCATCAGGTCCTGACCCGAATCAACGCCGCCGCCGTGGCGGCGGGCGCACTAAAATCCTGA